One window of Flavobacteriales bacterium genomic DNA carries:
- a CDS encoding DUF1987 domain-containing protein yields the protein MASFYLEPTRNTPEIRFDNTSGVYFIRGKSFPENSKKFYLSLVEWVMSNDVLPNSMLELQFDYISSSSVIAVLEVIKRIESKNDSVTVKWIFESGDDDMQNVGINYQKLCKLNIELHEIE from the coding sequence ATGGCATCCTTTTATTTGGAACCAACCAGAAATACTCCTGAGATCCGGTTCGATAATACCAGCGGAGTATATTTTATTCGCGGAAAATCATTCCCCGAAAATTCGAAAAAATTTTATTTGTCTTTAGTTGAATGGGTAATGTCGAACGATGTTTTACCCAATTCCATGCTGGAATTACAATTCGATTACATCTCATCATCTTCAGTAATTGCCGTACTGGAAGTCATTAAAAGAATCGAAAGTAAAAACGACAGCGTTACGGTGAAATGGATTTTTGAGTCGGGCGACGACGATATGCAGAATGTTGGAATTAATTATCAGAAGTTATGTAAGCTCAATATTGAGTTACATGAAATTGAATAA
- a CDS encoding SiaB family protein kinase — protein MSASSNKVLEVCNSRYQEIYGNYNSNSQKRILVSHFGDFTQDLVNSISNGVEETMLEAGDKKGTVKRMFSILVEGLQNVRLHGEKDESGNQYSFLVIGQDEHEYLVTFGNLLLNSNKAIMEERLKQINGYDEAQVKALYMEVLTNGIISNKGGAGLGFITMAMKSKNKLNYNFEDVNDKLCCFTCEVKIDRNGG, from the coding sequence ATGAGTGCATCCTCAAATAAAGTACTAGAGGTCTGTAATTCGCGATATCAGGAGATATACGGGAACTACAACAGTAATTCGCAGAAAAGAATTCTCGTTTCTCATTTTGGCGACTTTACTCAGGATTTGGTGAATTCTATTTCGAATGGAGTAGAGGAAACCATGCTTGAGGCGGGAGACAAAAAGGGAACGGTGAAGCGAATGTTCTCCATATTGGTAGAAGGTCTTCAGAATGTCCGTTTACATGGCGAAAAAGATGAAAGCGGAAATCAATATTCCTTTTTAGTAATTGGTCAGGATGAACATGAATACCTGGTTACTTTTGGTAATCTCCTGTTGAATTCGAATAAAGCAATTATGGAGGAGCGCCTGAAGCAAATCAACGGTTACGATGAAGCTCAGGTGAAAGCCTTATATATGGAAGTGCTTACCAATGGAATCATCTCCAACAAAGGTGGAGCCGGTTTAGGTTTCATCACCATGGCTATGAAATCGAAAAACAAACTCAATTATAATTTTGAGGATGTAAACGATAAATTATGTTGCTTTACTTGTGAAGTGAAGATAGATCGCAATGGAGGTTAA
- a CDS encoding SPFH domain-containing protein, whose translation MGLWNKLKGELIDIIEWLDNSDNSIAWRFERYDNEIKNGAKLIVRESQVAVFQNEGEFADVFGPGTYTLETQNLPILSTLKGWKYGFSSPFKAEVIFVNTKVIADIKWGTKGPMTINDMNSMVFRNSQLKAFGSMELKVIDAKMFIREVMGTDDHFTKEEIADRLRTRAVSYLTNVLNADKSMLPSFGSEEINQKLTEKMNVDFAKMGLALNAFLVESHDFDEATKGRLARMSEAEMKAFEIETENKAKANSINMYGNNMNNYTQYQMGQSIEKAASNPQGGTMGEMMGAGMGFAFGQQMMNQQNMQNQQNMNKGPVPPPIPGVVKFFIAANGQQYGPFEMPQLQQMAQQGQLTRESMVWKEGMANWATAAAVPELSSLFGAVPPPPPPM comes from the coding sequence ATGGGATTATGGAATAAACTCAAGGGTGAATTAATAGATATTATCGAATGGCTCGATAATTCCGATAATTCAATTGCATGGCGTTTCGAACGCTACGATAATGAAATTAAGAATGGCGCTAAGCTGATCGTTCGCGAATCACAAGTGGCCGTTTTTCAAAATGAAGGAGAGTTTGCCGATGTATTCGGACCCGGGACCTATACGCTGGAAACCCAAAACCTGCCGATCCTTTCCACGTTGAAAGGATGGAAATACGGTTTTAGCAGTCCCTTTAAAGCTGAAGTGATATTCGTTAACACCAAGGTGATTGCTGATATTAAATGGGGGACAAAAGGTCCAATGACCATTAACGATATGAATTCAATGGTCTTTCGTAATTCGCAATTAAAGGCATTTGGATCGATGGAATTGAAAGTCATCGATGCGAAAATGTTTATCCGCGAAGTAATGGGTACCGATGATCATTTTACTAAAGAAGAAATCGCAGACCGTTTACGCACCCGCGCGGTGAGTTATCTGACCAACGTTTTAAATGCAGATAAATCCATGTTACCATCCTTTGGTAGCGAAGAGATCAATCAAAAACTCACCGAAAAAATGAATGTCGATTTCGCGAAAATGGGATTGGCATTGAATGCCTTCTTAGTGGAGAGTCACGATTTCGATGAGGCAACTAAAGGACGATTGGCAAGAATGTCGGAAGCTGAAATGAAAGCCTTCGAAATTGAAACCGAAAACAAAGCCAAAGCGAATTCCATCAACATGTATGGAAACAACATGAATAATTACACCCAATATCAAATGGGACAATCCATCGAGAAAGCGGCTTCTAATCCGCAAGGTGGCACCATGGGTGAAATGATGGGCGCAGGAATGGGATTTGCTTTTGGTCAGCAAATGATGAATCAGCAAAACATGCAGAATCAGCAAAACATGAATAAAGGACCAGTGCCTCCTCCGATTCCGGGTGTGGTTAAGTTCTTTATTGCTGCGAACGGACAACAATATGGTCCTTTCGAAATGCCACAACTGCAACAAATGGCACAACAAGGTCAGCTTACCCGCGAATCGATGGTGTGGAAAGAAGGAATGGCCAATTGGGCTACTGCAGCTGCTGTTCCGGAATTATCCTCTTTATTCGGAGCAGTACCACCACCTCCACCACCCATGTAG